One genomic segment of Musa acuminata AAA Group cultivar baxijiao chromosome BXJ3-3, Cavendish_Baxijiao_AAA, whole genome shotgun sequence includes these proteins:
- the LOC103977707 gene encoding uncharacterized protein LOC103977707, which yields MSKKMATTATPVDGSGGGRQLRSHRNPLPRSPRFRSQTSHETVVLALPTSLRSSKKTKQQKKRPKTAPSEKEQTPTCGRNRRLPSASPDAAPQSRRRSPRFAASAAKCESGMGSSGGGGKEIVPASRNVRPSKPVGAPQIPRRSPRLASIAAVHAKQDGVLDLGGGGNPVEGAEKEGGGNKRTKVEVRAEEAKEVAVGALEHCCGPEEWTEEQEMALRKAYLSARPSPHFWKKVSKMVPGKSAQECFNRIHTEIATPPQHQPRSRAIKSNWSPIGNVTFSDKSVDNMKLKVKRARSGKQKSLVAQKTVRHLLRQHCLADQTKEADYFSVLETSPSALALDLPEITSPGTPDRMFTNAGFLLKCSENSTSAAHKRLLSRFKTSNADPSPEVLKQIKNVALHEKYIDHLHCREARRRAHPRTANFVAAGTYNNTSNDPEPGVLKAARAALIAEAKEAITHYQFAQSNFIDHEDDDATSDNLDGNSDNDVA from the exons ATGTCCAAGAAAATGGCCACCACTGCAACCCCCGTCGACGGCAGTGGCGGCGGCCGTCAACTCCGGTCTCATCGAAACCCTCTTCCCAGATCGCCTCGATTCCGATCCCAGAcgagtcacgaaaccgtcgttctCGCTCTACCCACTTCCCTGCGCAGCAGCAAGAAGACGAAGCAGCAAAAGAAGCGGCCCAAGACCGCGCCCTCGGAGAAAGAACAGACGCCGACCTGCGGCAGGAATCGGCGGCTGCCCTCGGCCTCACCGGACGCAGCGCCTCAGAGCCGGAGAAGGTCGCCCAGATTTGCCGCCAGCGCGGCGAAGTGCGAGAGTGGCATGGGGTCGAGTGGAGGAGGAGGGAAAGAGATTGTTCCTGCTTCGAGGAACGTGCGGCCTTCGAAGCCAGTCGGAGCGCCTCAGATTCCGAGGAGATCCCCGAGGTTAGCCTCTATTGCGGCTGTTCACGCGAAGCAAGACGGGGTTCTTGATTTGGGCGGAGGAGGGAACCCGGTGGAGGGTGCGGAGAAGGAAGGTGGGGGAAACAAGAGGACGAAAGTAGAAGTGAGGGCGGAGGAGGCGAAGGAGGTAGCGGTAGGAGCATTGGAGCATTGTTGTGGCCCCGAGGAATGGACGGAAGAGCAAGAGATGGCATTGCGGAAGGCTTACTTGTCGGCTAGGCCGTCGCCACATTTCTGGAAGAAGGTCTCCAAGATG GTACCAGGAAAATCTGCTCAAGAATGCTTCAACAGAATCCACACAGAGATTGCAACTCCACCCCAGCATCAACCTCGTTCAAGAGCAATCAAAAGCAATTGGTCTCCAATAGGAAACGTTACCTTTTCAGACAAATCTGTGGACAATATGAAGCTGAAGGTCAAAAGGGCAAGGAGCGGCAAACAAAAGAGTCTTGTTGCACAGAAGACAGTGAGGCACTTGCTAAGGCAGCACTGCTTGGCGGATCAAACCAAGGAAGCAGATTATTTCTCGGTTCTCGAAACTTCACCAAGTGCATTAGCATTAGATTTGCCCGAGATCACATCCCCTGGAACACCTGATCGTATGTTTACCAATGCTGGTTTCCTCTTGAAGTGCAGTGAGAACTCTACATCAGCTGCTCATAAGAGGCTCTTGTCACGGTTCAAGACCAGTAATGCAGATCCAAGTCCTGAGGTTCTGAAGCAGATTAAAAACGTGGCCTTGCACGAGAAGTACATCGACCATCTACATTGCAGAGAAGCAAGAAGAAGAGCACATCCTAGGACAGCAAACTTTGTCGCTGCTGGTACGTACAACAATACCAGTAACGATCCAGAACCTGGAGTTCTGAAGGCCGCAAGAGCTGCTTTGATTGCTGAAGCAAAAGAAGCTATCACTCATTACCAGTTCGCACAATCAAACTTCATAGATCATGAGGACGATGATGCTACATCTGATAACCTTGATGGTAATTCTGATAATGATGTTGCATGA
- the LOC103977706 gene encoding inactive beta-amylase 9, giving the protein MEVGLAVKRAGAAVPEALLPARTLGFRDSIKARTRTSCVGFQPPASGAWRKRAVWVARKGAVRSEAVLEEKAPPPMKKKEAGPVRLYVGLPLDAVSDCNAVNHGKAIAAGLRALALLGVHGVDLPVFWGVAAAGEWTSYLALAAMARDVGLRLRVSLHLHAQRRPRLPLPESVSRTAASNPDLLFSDRSGRRHPDCLSFAVDDLPVLDGKTPMEVYEEFFQSFRFAFSDFFGATIEDITIGLGPNGELRYPSFPPSGSHGFTGVGEFQCYDKYMLADLKRHAMEAGNPIWGHSGPHDAPEYNQSPAFGKFFKENGGSWETAYGQFFLSWYSGKLLSHGGRLLSVASQVFGDLPVALSAKVPLLHWWHKTRSRPSQLTAGFYNTDGRDGYEAVAEIFSSKSCTMIVPGMDLSDRDQPQGVKSSPESLLSQIMRACRKHGVRLAGENYSLVGVGTTGFRRIKENILAENSRLDSFTYHRMGAEFFSPEHWPLFTEFIRSMMQPEMDSDDIPSSGERFSLMDAVAADDREMQTV; this is encoded by the exons ATGGAGGTTGGTTTGGCGGTGAAGCGAGCAGGGGCGGCTGTGCCGGAGGCGTTGTTGCCTGCCCGAACCCTGGGCTTCCGGGATTCCATCAAGGCCAGAACAAGAACTAGCTGCGTCGGGTTCCAGCCGCCGGCGAGCGGGGCGTGGAGGAAGCGAGCGGTTTGGGTGGCTCGCAAGGGCGCTGTCCGGTCTGAGGCGGTCCTGGAAGAGAAAGCGCCGCCTCCCATGAAGAAGAAGGAG GCGGGTCCGGTTCGGCTGTACGTCGGTCTGCCGTTGGATGCGGTCTCCGACTGCAACGCCGTGAACCACGGCAAAGCCATCGCAGCCGGCCTCCGCGCCCTCGCTCTCCTCGGCGTCCACGGCGTCGACCTCCCTGTTTTCTGGGGCGTCGCTGCCGCCGGTGAATGGACCTCCTACCTCGCCCTCGCCGCCATGGCCCGCGACGTCGGTCTCCGCCTCCGGGTCTCCCTCCACCTTCACGCCCAACGCCGTCCCCGCCTCCCTCTCCCAGAGTCGGTCTCCCGCACCGCCGCTTCCAACCCCGACCTCCTCTTCTCCGACCGCTCTGGCCGCCGGCACCCCGACTGCCTCTCGTTCGCGGTCGACGACCTCCCCGTCCTCGACGGCAAGACCCCGATGGAAGTGTACGAGGAGTTCTTCCAAAGCTTCCGCTTTGCCTTCTCCGACTTCTTCGGCGCCACCATCGAG GACATCACCATCGGTCTCGGACCCAATGGCGAGCTGCGATACCCTTCTTTTCCTCCTTCCGGCAGCCATGGATTTACTGGTGTTGGAGAATTCCAATGTTACGACAAGTATATGCTCGCTGATCTCAAACGGCACGCCATGGAAGCCGGCAACCCTATCTGGGGCCATTCTGGCCCTCATGATGCCCCTGAATACAACCAGTCACCGGCTTTCGGGAAATTCTTCAAAGAGAATGGCGGCTCCTGGGAGACGGCCTACGGGCAATTCTTCCTGTCCTGGTACTCCGGCAAGCTCTTATCTCACGGTGGCCGACTGCTCTCGGTGGCATCACAAGTGTTTGGTGATTTGCCTGTTGCACTCTCCGCCAAGGTGCCGCTTCTGCACTGGTGGCATAAAACCCGGTCGCGGCCGTCCCAACTGACGGCTGGGTTCTACAACACTGACGGTAGAGACGGGTACGAGGCGGTGGCGGAGATCTTCTCAAGCAAGTCTTGCACCATGATCGTCCCAGGCATGGACCTCTCTGACCGGGATCAGCCTCAGGGTGTGAAGTCCAGCCCGGAGTCACTGCTGTCTCAGATTATGAGAGCATGCAGGAAGCATGGGGTGAGACTCGCCGGCGAGAATTATTCCCTCGTGGGAGTGGGTACTACTGGCTTCCGAAGAATAAAGGAGAACATTCTCGCTGAGAATTCAAGATTGGATTCATTCACTTATCATAGGATGGGTGCTGAATTCTTCTCGCCGGAGCATTGGCCTCTGTTCACAGAGTTCATCAGGAGCATGATGCAACCTGAGATGGATTCTGATGATATTCCTAGCTCCGGAGAAAGGTTTTCACTTATGGATGCAGTGGCGGCGGACGATCGGGAGATGCAGACAGTGTAG